One Eublepharis macularius isolate TG4126 chromosome 6, MPM_Emac_v1.0, whole genome shotgun sequence DNA segment encodes these proteins:
- the NOC3L gene encoding nucleolar complex protein 3 homolog isoform X1, with the protein MKPRRHAKRVPSFRKLLKTSKVKLENKLKNKQYKQQSTAKKYRKEQKKLRQAVRDAAAKTPKPLEDYKKRHLETEEEEAALPLDMMDEDDLKLMEELAQKASFITRDLSSSEPVHAKKRKNESVIEKYEKMPRRMQTEPEKELIHLLPIKDKHGLIPQTMEKQVEEEEEEEESEVEEAAVVAQAIEEPSPMLTAEELLVHRRQTLQEKKLHIAALSSAVLADPENHIKKLKELRSMLMEQDPNVAVIVRKLVMISLMEIFKDIVPSYKIRPLTETEKNTKVKKETQKLREFEEGLVSQYKFYLENLEQSVKDWKQRKLKKSNVISLKAYKGLAEIAVKCLCELLVSLPHFNFHNNIIVLIVPLMNDASKQISEMCCDAIKNLFKQDKLGLASIGVVKVISGLVKSQNYDVRPEVLMTLLHLRIKEVEVKKDAEDIAPKKRFMSYKEKRRNLSRMQRKWKKAEEKLERELLEVEASESTEKKLKLHTEILNIVFLTYFRILKKAQKSPLLPAVLEGLAKFAHLINLEFFDDLLLVLNSLIMSEVLSHRESLHCVLSTFHILSGQGDVLNIDPLKFYTHLYKILFKLHAGTTNEDVAIVLQCLDMMLTKRRKQVSQQRALAFIKRLSTLALHVLPNSSISLLATNRTLMHTFPKADLLLDNESQGSGLYLPELEEPEYCNAQNTALWELHILLRHYHPVVQKFAAHLVAGAPSEGSGALGPELSRRLPTELFEAYSMKGMTFNPQIASVSPRKKGDILQGDCFLNEDLKEAFQADLEKVAVQGTLDFAKHLKASVS; encoded by the exons ATGAAGCCG AGAAGACATGCCAAACGGGTCCCAAGCTTCCGCAAATTGTTGAAAACAAGTAAAGTAAAACttgaaaacaaattaaaaaacaaacaatataaGCAGCAGAGTACTGCTAAGAAATACCGAAAAGAACAAAAGAAGCTCAGACAAGCTGTCAGAGATGCTGCAGCAAAGACACCAAAGCCTCTGGAGGATTATAAGAAAAGGCATCTGG AAACAGAGGAGGAAGAAGCAGCCCTTCCTCTTGATATGATGGATGAAGATGATCTGAAACTAATGGAGGAGCTGGCTCAGAAAGCATCTTTTATAACAAGAGACTTGTCATCCAG TGAACCTGTTCATGCTAAGAAACGGAAGAACGAGAGTGTGATTGAGAAATATGAGAAGATGCCTAGGCGCATGCAGACTGAGCCTGAAAAGGAACTTATTCATCTACTTCCTATCAAAGACAAACATGGACTTATTCCCCAGACCATGGAAAAGCAAG ttgaagaggaggaggaagaagaagagagtgAAGTAGAAGAAGCAGCAGTAGTGGCACAAG CTATTGAAGAACCCTCACCCATGCTCACTGCTGAAGAGCTCTTAGTTCATAGGAGACAGACGCTGCAGGAGAAGAAGTTGCACATAGCTGCTTTGTCCTCTGCTGTCCTGGCTGATCCAGAAAATCAC ATAAAGAAGCTGAAGGAGCTACGTTCAATGTTGATGGAACAGGATCCCAATGTGGCTGTGATTGTGCGGAAACTGGTGATGATTTCGCTGATGGAGATATTCAAAGATATTGTGCCATCTTACAAAATCAGACCTTTAACTGAGACTGAAAAAAACACAAAG gttaaaaaagaaacacaaaagtTAAGAGAATTCGAGGAAGGCCTTGTGAGCCAGTACAAGTTTTACTTAGAAAATCTGGAGCAATCTGTGAAAG ACTGGAAACAAAGGAAGCTGAAGAAAAGCAATGTGATTTCCTTGAAGGCGTACAAAGGCCTTGCAGAGATCGCTGTGAAGTGCCTGTGTGAGCTCCTGGTGTCCCTGCCCCACTTCAACTTCCACAATAACATCATCGTACTGATTGTTCCACTCATGAATGATGCTTCAAAACAG ATTTCTGAAATGTGTTGTGATGCAATCAAGAACCTCTTCAAGCAAGATAAGCTCGGTTTAGCCTCAATTGGAGTTGTGAAAGTAATTTCTGGACTTGTGAAAAGTCAGAATTATGATGTTAGACCTGAG GTATTAATGACGCTTCTTCATCTGAGAATTAAGGAAGTAGAAGTTAAAAAAGATGCAGAAGACATTGCACCGAAAAAGAGATTCATGTCCtataaagaaaaaaggagaaacttGTCAAGGATGCAAAGAAAG TGGAAGAAAGCAGAAGAGAAACTGGAACGAGAACTCTTAGAAGTAGAAGCCTCCGAAAGTACAGAGAAAAAACTGAAACTG CACACAGAAATCTTGAATATTGTATTTTTAACGTACTTCCGAATACTAAAAAAAGCACAGAAGTCTCCGCTCTTGCCTGCTGTGCTGGAAGGTCTTGCAAA GTTTGCTCACTTAATAAACTTGGAATTTTTTGATGACCTTTTGCTTGTTTTGAACTCTCTTATCATGTCTGAG GTGCTCAGCCACAGAGAGAGCCTGCACTGTGTTCTTTCTACTTTTCACATTTTGTCTGGTCAAG GTGATGTTCTTAATATCGACCCTTTGAAATTCTACACGCACCTGTACAAGATACTGTTTAAGCTGCATGCAG GAACAACCAATGAAGATGTTGCAATAGTACTACAGTGTTTGGATATGATGCTTACCAAGCGCAGGAAGCAGGTGTCCCAGCAGAGGGCGCTTGCTTTCATAAAGCGCCTCTCCACACTAGCGCTCCATGTCCTTCCAAACTCCAGCATCAGTCTCTTGGCAACCAATAGAACATTAATGCAT ACTTTTCCAAAGGCAGACCTTCTACTAGACAATGAGTCTCAAGGGAGTGGACTTTATCTGCCTGAGCTGGAAGAGCCAGAATATTGCAATGCGCAAAACACAGCTCTGTGGGAATTGCATATTCTGCTG AGACACTATCATCCAGTTGTACAGAAATTTGCAGCCCATCTTGTTGCAGGTGCCCCGTCCGAAGGATCAGGAGCTCTTGGGCCTGAATTGAGCCGGAG GTTGCCTACAGAACTTTTTGAGGCTTACAGTATGAAAGGAATGACTTTCAACCCTCAGATTGCATCAGTTTCACCACGGAAAAAG GGTGACATTTTACAAGGAGACTGCTTTCTGAATGAAGACTTGAAAGAAGCGTTTCAGGCTGATCTTGAAAAGGTTGCTGTCCAAGGAACCCTGGATTTTGCTAAACACTTAAAGGCATCTGTTTCATAA
- the NOC3L gene encoding nucleolar complex protein 3 homolog isoform X2, whose protein sequence is MSLYPFSEPVHAKKRKNESVIEKYEKMPRRMQTEPEKELIHLLPIKDKHGLIPQTMEKQVEEEEEEEESEVEEAAVVAQAIEEPSPMLTAEELLVHRRQTLQEKKLHIAALSSAVLADPENHIKKLKELRSMLMEQDPNVAVIVRKLVMISLMEIFKDIVPSYKIRPLTETEKNTKVKKETQKLREFEEGLVSQYKFYLENLEQSVKDWKQRKLKKSNVISLKAYKGLAEIAVKCLCELLVSLPHFNFHNNIIVLIVPLMNDASKQISEMCCDAIKNLFKQDKLGLASIGVVKVISGLVKSQNYDVRPEVLMTLLHLRIKEVEVKKDAEDIAPKKRFMSYKEKRRNLSRMQRKWKKAEEKLERELLEVEASESTEKKLKLHTEILNIVFLTYFRILKKAQKSPLLPAVLEGLAKFAHLINLEFFDDLLLVLNSLIMSEVLSHRESLHCVLSTFHILSGQGDVLNIDPLKFYTHLYKILFKLHAGTTNEDVAIVLQCLDMMLTKRRKQVSQQRALAFIKRLSTLALHVLPNSSISLLATNRTLMHTFPKADLLLDNESQGSGLYLPELEEPEYCNAQNTALWELHILLRHYHPVVQKFAAHLVAGAPSEGSGALGPELSRRLPTELFEAYSMKGMTFNPQIASVSPRKKGDILQGDCFLNEDLKEAFQADLEKVAVQGTLDFAKHLKASVS, encoded by the exons ATGAGTCTTTACCCATTTAGTGAACCTGTTCATGCTAAGAAACGGAAGAACGAGAGTGTGATTGAGAAATATGAGAAGATGCCTAGGCGCATGCAGACTGAGCCTGAAAAGGAACTTATTCATCTACTTCCTATCAAAGACAAACATGGACTTATTCCCCAGACCATGGAAAAGCAAG ttgaagaggaggaggaagaagaagagagtgAAGTAGAAGAAGCAGCAGTAGTGGCACAAG CTATTGAAGAACCCTCACCCATGCTCACTGCTGAAGAGCTCTTAGTTCATAGGAGACAGACGCTGCAGGAGAAGAAGTTGCACATAGCTGCTTTGTCCTCTGCTGTCCTGGCTGATCCAGAAAATCAC ATAAAGAAGCTGAAGGAGCTACGTTCAATGTTGATGGAACAGGATCCCAATGTGGCTGTGATTGTGCGGAAACTGGTGATGATTTCGCTGATGGAGATATTCAAAGATATTGTGCCATCTTACAAAATCAGACCTTTAACTGAGACTGAAAAAAACACAAAG gttaaaaaagaaacacaaaagtTAAGAGAATTCGAGGAAGGCCTTGTGAGCCAGTACAAGTTTTACTTAGAAAATCTGGAGCAATCTGTGAAAG ACTGGAAACAAAGGAAGCTGAAGAAAAGCAATGTGATTTCCTTGAAGGCGTACAAAGGCCTTGCAGAGATCGCTGTGAAGTGCCTGTGTGAGCTCCTGGTGTCCCTGCCCCACTTCAACTTCCACAATAACATCATCGTACTGATTGTTCCACTCATGAATGATGCTTCAAAACAG ATTTCTGAAATGTGTTGTGATGCAATCAAGAACCTCTTCAAGCAAGATAAGCTCGGTTTAGCCTCAATTGGAGTTGTGAAAGTAATTTCTGGACTTGTGAAAAGTCAGAATTATGATGTTAGACCTGAG GTATTAATGACGCTTCTTCATCTGAGAATTAAGGAAGTAGAAGTTAAAAAAGATGCAGAAGACATTGCACCGAAAAAGAGATTCATGTCCtataaagaaaaaaggagaaacttGTCAAGGATGCAAAGAAAG TGGAAGAAAGCAGAAGAGAAACTGGAACGAGAACTCTTAGAAGTAGAAGCCTCCGAAAGTACAGAGAAAAAACTGAAACTG CACACAGAAATCTTGAATATTGTATTTTTAACGTACTTCCGAATACTAAAAAAAGCACAGAAGTCTCCGCTCTTGCCTGCTGTGCTGGAAGGTCTTGCAAA GTTTGCTCACTTAATAAACTTGGAATTTTTTGATGACCTTTTGCTTGTTTTGAACTCTCTTATCATGTCTGAG GTGCTCAGCCACAGAGAGAGCCTGCACTGTGTTCTTTCTACTTTTCACATTTTGTCTGGTCAAG GTGATGTTCTTAATATCGACCCTTTGAAATTCTACACGCACCTGTACAAGATACTGTTTAAGCTGCATGCAG GAACAACCAATGAAGATGTTGCAATAGTACTACAGTGTTTGGATATGATGCTTACCAAGCGCAGGAAGCAGGTGTCCCAGCAGAGGGCGCTTGCTTTCATAAAGCGCCTCTCCACACTAGCGCTCCATGTCCTTCCAAACTCCAGCATCAGTCTCTTGGCAACCAATAGAACATTAATGCAT ACTTTTCCAAAGGCAGACCTTCTACTAGACAATGAGTCTCAAGGGAGTGGACTTTATCTGCCTGAGCTGGAAGAGCCAGAATATTGCAATGCGCAAAACACAGCTCTGTGGGAATTGCATATTCTGCTG AGACACTATCATCCAGTTGTACAGAAATTTGCAGCCCATCTTGTTGCAGGTGCCCCGTCCGAAGGATCAGGAGCTCTTGGGCCTGAATTGAGCCGGAG GTTGCCTACAGAACTTTTTGAGGCTTACAGTATGAAAGGAATGACTTTCAACCCTCAGATTGCATCAGTTTCACCACGGAAAAAG GGTGACATTTTACAAGGAGACTGCTTTCTGAATGAAGACTTGAAAGAAGCGTTTCAGGCTGATCTTGAAAAGGTTGCTGTCCAAGGAACCCTGGATTTTGCTAAACACTTAAAGGCATCTGTTTCATAA